In the genome of Streptococcus oralis, one region contains:
- the rpmG gene encoding 50S ribosomal protein L33 gives MRVNITLEHKESGERLYLTSKNKRNTPDRLQLKKYSPKLRKHVVFTEVK, from the coding sequence ATGCGCGTAAATATCACACTTGAACACAAAGAATCTGGTGAACGCTTGTACCTTACTTCTAAAAACAAACGTAACACTCCAGACCGTCTTCAATTGAAGAAATACTCACCAAAACTTCGCAAACACGTTGTGTTCACCGAAGTTAAGTAA
- the rpmF gene encoding 50S ribosomal protein L32: MAVPARRTSKAKKNKRRTHYKVTAPSVNFDETTGDYSRSHRVSLKGYYKGRKIAKAASAE; encoded by the coding sequence ATGGCAGTACCTGCACGTCGCACTTCAAAAGCGAAGAAAAACAAACGTCGTACACACTACAAAGTAACAGCTCCATCTGTAAACTTTGACGAAACTACTGGAGATTACTCACGTTCTCACCGCGTATCACTTAAAGGATACTACAAAGGACGTAAGATCGCTAAAGCTGCATCAGCTGAATAA